The Aminithiophilus ramosus genome contains a region encoding:
- a CDS encoding cell division protein FtsL: MRRWGVLLLVAMALLGVAPAAPAEVGRWEELVAVYGAREEAGRDATFLRERLLAEAPREEPRRLWEGLGAAEGRERASRALALVEALFPGGDPARWEEVGGFWNPQEIPLSLVALDAVYEAVLALGDLPDGGAPFLASTLLRRLLQSSGARIHAFLTAPAEYARLVEILPAWGPPWPRGRIEGRLPFARPVRGSIGQDRALREGFTFLDGYGRPSSGLGAYAWDRRGGRLFRVRDGRPRWWLDD; this comes from the coding sequence ATGAGACGATGGGGAGTCCTGTTGCTTGTCGCGATGGCCCTGCTCGGCGTCGCGCCGGCCGCTCCCGCCGAAGTCGGGCGCTGGGAGGAGCTGGTCGCGGTCTACGGCGCAAGGGAGGAGGCGGGGCGCGACGCCACGTTCCTGAGGGAGCGCCTTCTGGCCGAGGCGCCCCGTGAGGAGCCTCGGCGGCTCTGGGAGGGGCTCGGCGCGGCGGAGGGGCGGGAGCGGGCCTCCCGTGCCCTGGCCCTCGTGGAGGCCCTTTTTCCCGGCGGCGATCCGGCCCGCTGGGAGGAGGTCGGGGGATTCTGGAACCCCCAGGAGATTCCCCTCTCCCTGGTCGCCCTCGACGCCGTCTACGAGGCGGTTCTGGCCCTCGGCGATCTGCCCGACGGGGGAGCTCCCTTCCTGGCCTCGACGCTGCTGCGCCGTCTTCTTCAGTCTTCCGGGGCGAGGATCCACGCCTTCCTGACGGCGCCGGCCGAGTACGCCCGCCTCGTCGAGATCCTTCCGGCCTGGGGGCCGCCCTGGCCGAGGGGGCGAATCGAGGGGCGTCTTCCCTTCGCCCGTCCCGTCAGGGGCTCCATCGGCCAGGATCGGGCCCTGAGGGAGGGGTTCACCTTTCTCGACGGTTACGGCCGCCCCTCGTCGGGGCTGGGAGCCTATGCCTGGGATCGCCGGGGAGGAAGGCTCTTCCGCGTCCGTGACGGGCGGCCCCGCTGGTGGCTGGACGACTAG
- a CDS encoding LmeA family phospholipid-binding protein, with amino-acid sequence MNRSLLLLALLTALVCPSPLRAAPLSSDVDLPAYSLSGGDDGRAGTLFRFFQRRFSPEEMTLVVDGQPDASGKVRHLFLDVRGARVDGMRLDHIAVEALDVRFNDPEQWEEDLAVEAMLAVYSQATIREEDLNARLREKQIGDDDENWQRIGVDFRKEGVHAEGVYRARLLFTFDILIEIDGQFDLVRGRQVWLSDYTLKVNRRQLPESLAKRAVARLQPILDLDRFVFPLRLAAIDQDDEQVTLRSRHLPTRLEGITYSYRAP; translated from the coding sequence ATGAACCGATCCCTTCTCCTTCTCGCCCTCCTGACAGCCCTCGTCTGCCCCTCCCCTCTCCGGGCCGCCCCCCTCTCCTCCGATGTCGATCTTCCGGCCTACTCCCTCTCCGGAGGCGACGACGGGAGGGCGGGGACGCTCTTCCGCTTCTTCCAGCGACGCTTCTCCCCCGAGGAAATGACCCTCGTCGTCGACGGCCAGCCCGACGCGAGCGGCAAGGTCCGTCACCTCTTCCTCGACGTCCGTGGAGCCCGCGTCGACGGGATGAGGCTCGACCACATCGCCGTCGAGGCCCTCGACGTCCGGTTCAACGACCCGGAACAGTGGGAGGAGGACCTGGCCGTCGAGGCCATGCTGGCCGTCTACTCTCAGGCGACGATCCGCGAGGAGGACCTCAACGCCCGTCTCCGGGAGAAACAGATCGGCGACGACGACGAGAACTGGCAGCGCATCGGCGTCGACTTCCGCAAGGAGGGCGTCCACGCCGAAGGCGTCTACCGCGCCCGGCTCCTGTTCACCTTCGACATCCTCATCGAAATCGACGGCCAGTTCGACCTGGTCCGGGGACGCCAGGTCTGGCTCTCCGACTACACACTCAAAGTCAACAGGCGACAGCTCCCCGAATCTCTGGCCAAAAGGGCCGTCGCCAGGCTCCAGCCCATTCTCGACCTCGACCGCTTCGTCTTCCCCCTGCGTCTGGCGGCCATCGACCAGGACGACGAACAGGTGACCCTCAGAAGCCGTCACCTGCCGACGCGACTGGAGGGCATCACCTACTCCTACCGGGCACCGTGA
- a CDS encoding OB-fold nucleic acid binding domain-containing protein, giving the protein MNVLENAVAVAGRLHLVHGETIGENRMGRYFRFSVRQDTPWKDGSTRHDFLLARAYRPEVQNLLRELKEGTSIRVSGEIRSSVGSGEMYILADEVDILV; this is encoded by the coding sequence ATGAACGTTCTGGAGAACGCGGTGGCCGTGGCCGGGAGGCTCCACCTGGTCCACGGCGAAACGATCGGAGAAAATCGGATGGGTCGCTACTTCCGGTTTTCCGTGAGGCAGGATACGCCCTGGAAAGACGGCAGCACGCGCCATGACTTCCTCCTCGCCCGGGCCTACAGGCCCGAAGTTCAGAACCTCCTGAGGGAGCTCAAGGAGGGGACGTCGATTCGGGTTTCAGGGGAGATCCGCTCGTCCGTCGGGAGCGGAGAGATGTACATCTTGGCCGACGAGGTCGATATCCTCGTATAG
- a CDS encoding class II SORL domain-containing protein — translation MKFEHLIQSGDFRGEKHVPVIEAPETVKAGETFTVQVSVGKEIAHPNTTEHHIRWIKLYFKPAEGKFPYEVFNVEFNVHGESVAGPNQGPAYAEPVASAAVRIDRPGTLVAASYCNIHGLWESFREIGLEA, via the coding sequence ATGAAGTTCGAACACCTGATTCAGTCCGGTGATTTCCGGGGGGAAAAGCACGTTCCCGTCATCGAGGCTCCCGAGACGGTCAAGGCGGGAGAGACCTTCACCGTCCAGGTCAGCGTCGGCAAGGAGATCGCCCATCCCAACACGACGGAGCACCATATCCGCTGGATCAAGCTCTATTTCAAGCCCGCCGAGGGGAAGTTCCCCTACGAAGTCTTCAACGTCGAGTTCAACGTTCACGGCGAATCCGTCGCCGGCCCCAACCAGGGCCCGGCCTACGCCGAGCCCGTCGCCTCCGCCGCCGTGCGCATCGACAGGCCGGGAACCCTGGTGGCTGCCTCTTACTGCAACATTCACGGCCTCTGGGAGAGCTTCAGGGAGATCGGCCTCGAGGCCTGA
- a CDS encoding DNA-binding protein, giving the protein MDLGENSARVSGSLHHVRGEAVRDSRMGEYTSFSVRQERSLEGGTIRRDFIMARVFDGALQEKVRSLLEGTTVRVEGEIRSSLGSGEIYLLAQRIEEVTE; this is encoded by the coding sequence ATGGATTTAGGGGAAAACAGCGCCCGCGTCAGCGGCTCTTTGCATCATGTCCGGGGCGAGGCCGTCAGGGACAGCCGGATGGGCGAGTACACGAGCTTTTCCGTCCGCCAGGAGCGAAGCCTCGAGGGAGGGACGATCCGGCGGGATTTCATCATGGCCCGCGTCTTCGACGGCGCCCTTCAGGAGAAGGTCCGATCCCTCCTGGAGGGGACGACGGTCCGCGTCGAGGGGGAGATCCGTTCCTCCCTGGGGAGCGGCGAGATCTACCTGCTGGCCCAAAGGATCGAAGAGGTGACCGAGTAG